A single region of the Paramicrobacterium fandaimingii genome encodes:
- the dapE gene encoding succinyl-diaminopimelate desuccinylase, which produces MPQPVLDLSASSIDITRALCDIPSESGDEKQIADAVEAAVRQAEHLEVIRDGDTIIARTNLGREQRVVIAGHLDTVPITHNVPSRFETIDGREYLWGRGTVDMKAGVAVQLKLAVELSNPIVDLTWIWYDHEEVAAELNSLGRIAATRPELLDGDFAILGEPTAAQVEGGCNGSLRVELRAFGTRAHSGRSWVGVNAIHKLAPALTALADYRPATVDVDGLAYREGLNAVGITGGIAGNVIPDEGMIHVNYRFAPDKTIDHALEHVRSVFPDYEITVVDRADSARPGLDAPLAQQFLSAVGGEAKPKYGWTDVARFSALGVPAVNYGPGDALKAHADDERCATAEITQCEHGLRRWLTGR; this is translated from the coding sequence ATGCCCCAACCGGTTCTCGACCTCTCTGCGTCATCCATCGACATCACGCGAGCACTGTGCGATATTCCGTCGGAGTCAGGCGACGAGAAGCAGATAGCGGATGCCGTCGAAGCCGCCGTTCGTCAGGCCGAGCATCTCGAGGTGATTCGCGACGGTGACACGATCATTGCCCGAACGAATCTCGGGCGCGAGCAGCGCGTCGTGATTGCCGGACATCTGGACACGGTTCCGATCACGCACAATGTGCCGTCTCGATTCGAGACAATCGACGGGCGCGAATACCTGTGGGGCCGCGGCACCGTCGACATGAAGGCTGGCGTTGCCGTGCAGCTGAAGCTCGCCGTCGAGCTGTCGAATCCCATTGTCGACCTCACCTGGATCTGGTATGACCACGAAGAAGTTGCCGCCGAGCTGAACAGCCTCGGCCGCATTGCGGCGACACGGCCGGAGCTTCTCGACGGTGATTTCGCCATTCTGGGGGAGCCGACGGCAGCGCAGGTCGAAGGCGGATGCAACGGGAGCCTCCGCGTCGAGCTGCGGGCCTTCGGAACGCGCGCTCACTCCGGTCGCTCGTGGGTTGGGGTGAATGCCATTCACAAACTCGCTCCGGCGCTCACGGCGCTCGCCGATTATCGGCCCGCAACCGTTGACGTTGACGGCCTCGCGTACAGGGAAGGACTTAACGCGGTGGGCATCACGGGCGGCATCGCCGGCAATGTGATTCCAGACGAGGGCATGATCCACGTCAACTACCGGTTCGCCCCGGACAAGACGATTGATCACGCGCTCGAGCACGTGCGCTCGGTCTTCCCCGACTACGAGATCACCGTTGTGGATCGTGCCGACTCGGCCCGGCCCGGACTCGATGCTCCTCTCGCACAGCAGTTTCTCTCGGCCGTCGGGGGAGAGGCGAAGCCGAAGTACGGGTGGACCGACGTTGCTCGATTCTCGGCACTCGGCGTTCCGGCCGTCAACTATGGGCCGGGCGACGCACTGAAGGCGCACGCCGATGACGAGCGCTGCGCAACCGCAGAGATCACGCAATGTGAGCACGGCTTGAGACGCTGGCTCACCGGCCGGTGA
- a CDS encoding DUF3117 domain-containing protein: MAAMKPRTGDGPMEAVKEGRLIIVRVPLEGGGRLVVSVNDDEAKELHDALAGVVAS, from the coding sequence ATGGCAGCAATGAAGCCGAGGACCGGAGATGGGCCTATGGAGGCCGTAAAGGAAGGTCGGCTGATCATTGTCCGTGTGCCGTTGGAAGGGGGCGGACGACTCGTCGTGTCAGTGAACGACGATGAGGCCAAAGAGCTCCACGACGCACTGGCTGGCGTTGTAGCCAGCTAG
- a CDS encoding O-methyltransferase, with translation MSTQESNWKYTDDIVDEAEAIRSARAQSLELGVAPVSPGTGAQLALIAAATSARNIMEIGTGCGVSGLWMLSAQPRSVLTTIDSESEHLGAARSAFVDAGIGSARTRLITGRTRDVLPRMNEDSYDLVLVDADPADVIENVEHALRLVRLGGTVVVPRALHKGKVSDPAQRDDVTAAFRSIIEEVATSDAVVSALSPVGDGLLQVTKLG, from the coding sequence GTGTCTACACAAGAGTCGAATTGGAAGTACACCGACGACATCGTCGACGAAGCGGAGGCCATCCGCTCAGCACGTGCGCAATCGCTTGAGCTCGGCGTTGCCCCCGTGTCCCCCGGAACAGGAGCTCAGCTCGCGCTCATCGCCGCCGCGACGTCGGCGCGCAACATCATGGAGATCGGCACGGGCTGCGGGGTTTCCGGCCTCTGGATGCTGTCGGCCCAGCCGCGGAGCGTACTCACAACGATCGACTCAGAATCCGAGCATCTCGGTGCTGCGCGAAGCGCCTTCGTCGATGCTGGCATCGGCTCGGCGCGCACACGCCTCATTACGGGCAGAACCCGTGACGTGCTCCCCCGCATGAACGAAGATTCGTATGACCTCGTGCTCGTGGATGCCGACCCGGCCGACGTGATCGAGAATGTCGAACATGCTCTGCGACTCGTCCGGCTGGGCGGAACCGTTGTGGTTCCCCGCGCGCTGCACAAGGGAAAGGTGTCCGACCCGGCCCAGCGTGACGACGTGACAGCGGCCTTCCGCTCGATCATCGAGGAAGTCGCGACATCCGACGCCGTCGTCAGCGCCCTCAGCCCCGTCGGCGATGGCCTGCTGCAGGTAACGAAGCTGGGCTGA
- a CDS encoding Sec-independent protein translocase TatB, with protein MFGLTADKIIIIAVIAVFLLGPERVPMYAAKLAQLVKNVRNMAKDAKSRMRDEMGDDFDDIDWQKLDPRQYDPRRIIREALLDEDEPETSVIEPATNEPKPESRQQLLESGKEVMAPPFDAEST; from the coding sequence GTGTTCGGTTTGACGGCAGACAAGATCATCATCATCGCTGTCATTGCCGTGTTCCTTCTCGGGCCCGAGCGTGTGCCGATGTACGCGGCGAAGCTCGCCCAGCTGGTGAAGAACGTGCGCAATATGGCGAAAGACGCCAAGTCCCGTATGCGCGATGAAATGGGCGATGACTTTGATGACATCGACTGGCAGAAGCTCGACCCGCGTCAGTATGATCCCCGTCGCATCATTCGTGAGGCGCTCCTCGACGAGGACGAGCCTGAGACGTCGGTCATCGAGCCAGCGACGAACGAGCCGAAGCCGGAATCTCGACAGCAATTGCTCGAGTCCGGCAAAGAGGTGATGGCGCCGCCTTTCGATGCGGAGTCGACCTGA
- a CDS encoding MFS transporter, which yields MMEPNAWSGHTRGTPAYRRVLFGLFLAGIATFAQLYAPQAVLPLIARDLEITEATSALVISAATLGLAIGVLPWSLVADRVGRVRAMIVAVCGATAVGFAVPFAPTLELMLAGRLVEGLLIGGVPAVAIAYLTEEITKQHAARAAGTYIAGTTIGGLSGRIIAGPIAAQTTWQTGVIVVAGLCALCALGFAVLAPAPRGFVPLRKRQQSGPPVLERIRGAAGSPQLLALYAQAFLLMGGFVAVYNFLSFRLMAAPFSLAPAIVSFIFVAYLAGTWSSSRAGALAVRFGRLPVLVGGTFVMIAGVIATLSDVLVIVLAGLVVMTAGFFAAHAIASGWTGAVATVGRAQASSLYNLAYYAGSSVFGWLGGVFLASGGWTGTALMVVGLALCAAVIAVATLRTRYRDGS from the coding sequence ATGATGGAGCCGAATGCCTGGAGCGGGCACACGCGGGGAACTCCGGCATATCGGCGGGTGCTTTTCGGGCTCTTTCTCGCCGGCATCGCGACATTCGCACAGCTCTACGCGCCTCAGGCCGTGCTGCCGCTCATCGCGCGCGATCTCGAGATCACCGAGGCGACATCGGCCCTCGTCATCTCGGCGGCAACCCTCGGCCTTGCGATCGGTGTGCTTCCGTGGTCTCTCGTCGCCGACCGCGTGGGACGTGTTCGAGCGATGATCGTTGCCGTCTGCGGCGCCACTGCCGTCGGCTTCGCCGTTCCCTTCGCCCCAACGCTCGAACTGATGCTCGCCGGGAGGCTCGTCGAAGGTCTGCTGATCGGCGGGGTCCCTGCCGTTGCCATCGCCTACCTGACTGAGGAGATCACGAAGCAGCACGCGGCCCGCGCAGCGGGCACGTACATCGCCGGAACCACGATCGGCGGGTTGAGTGGTCGAATCATCGCGGGACCCATCGCCGCCCAGACCACGTGGCAGACGGGTGTGATCGTCGTCGCCGGGCTGTGCGCCCTGTGCGCCCTTGGCTTTGCGGTGCTCGCCCCAGCACCCCGCGGCTTCGTTCCGTTGCGAAAGCGGCAGCAGAGCGGGCCGCCGGTGCTCGAGCGAATTCGCGGGGCCGCGGGATCCCCCCAGCTTCTTGCCCTCTATGCGCAGGCGTTCCTGCTCATGGGCGGCTTCGTTGCCGTGTACAACTTTCTGAGTTTTCGGCTCATGGCCGCGCCCTTCTCGCTCGCACCGGCGATCGTCAGCTTCATTTTCGTCGCTTATCTTGCCGGCACATGGTCCTCGTCGAGGGCCGGGGCGCTCGCCGTGCGGTTCGGACGGCTGCCCGTTCTCGTGGGTGGGACGTTCGTGATGATTGCGGGCGTCATCGCCACACTGAGCGATGTGCTTGTCATTGTGCTCGCCGGCCTCGTCGTCATGACTGCAGGGTTCTTCGCCGCGCACGCGATCGCGTCTGGATGGACGGGGGCCGTGGCGACGGTGGGGCGGGCCCAGGCATCGTCACTGTACAACCTCGCCTATTACGCCGGATCGAGCGTCTTCGGCTGGTTGGGTGGCGTGTTTCTTGCCAGCGGCGGGTGGACGGGAACCGCGCTGATGGTCGTCGGCCTCGCTCTCTGCGCCGCAGTGATCGCTGTGGCGACGCTGCGCACGCGCTACCGCGACGGCAGCTGA
- a CDS encoding class I SAM-dependent methyltransferase, translating into MAMTDPPRVRWPEFDDIRRRAVATASGTVLEVGAGTGDNFEHFGDGIRWIGLEPHAASRSALQRTARERGHETEVLDARSERIPLPDNSVDSVVATFVMCSVDDVAASLSEFHRVLVPGGQLVLVDHLAAPRGTGTRALQNVVSPITRIVDKGCRYNREITAEISRAGFSQLVANWYRLAVLPGIAMPCAVHTAVA; encoded by the coding sequence ATGGCAATGACCGATCCACCACGAGTGCGCTGGCCGGAGTTCGACGACATTCGACGCCGGGCTGTCGCGACAGCATCCGGAACCGTTCTCGAGGTCGGTGCGGGAACGGGAGACAACTTTGAGCACTTCGGCGACGGAATCAGGTGGATTGGCCTGGAACCGCACGCGGCCTCGCGTTCCGCTCTGCAGCGAACGGCACGGGAGCGCGGTCACGAGACGGAGGTGCTCGACGCGCGCAGTGAGCGCATTCCGCTTCCGGACAACTCCGTTGACAGCGTCGTCGCGACATTTGTGATGTGCTCTGTCGACGACGTTGCCGCCTCGCTCTCAGAATTTCACCGTGTGCTCGTTCCGGGTGGTCAGCTCGTGCTTGTCGACCATCTGGCGGCACCGCGAGGCACGGGCACACGAGCTCTGCAGAATGTCGTCTCGCCGATCACGCGAATCGTCGACAAGGGATGCCGCTACAATCGCGAGATTACGGCAGAGATCTCGCGGGCGGGGTTCTCGCAGCTCGTGGCGAACTGGTACCGCCTTGCTGTGCTTCCCGGCATCGCAATGCCGTGCGCTGTTCACACGGCGGTCGCCTGA
- a CDS encoding Mrp/NBP35 family ATP-binding protein encodes MTHTTPDNLAGSVRRALESVIDPEIRKPITDLDMVRSVEADGSGAVSIGIALTIVGCPAATAIENDVRRAAEAVEGVADVTIDVGVMTPAERTALIERLRGARREMPFTPQSLTRVITITSGKGGVGKSTITANLAVSLAKRGLTVGLVDADVHGFSIPGLLGLVPGAVDDDGEPLIVTPTRVGDMILPPIAHGVKVISIGMFVDDTQTAVAWRGPMLHRTLNQFLTDVYFGDLDVLLLDLPPGTGDIAISVGQLLPHAEVVVVTTPQPAAADVAERSGRVARQTGQTVVGVIENMAGLTQPDGSVLDLFGSGGGNDVASRLSTDGHSVPMLASVPLSVALRDGGDRGRPLVLDESDDPARAAIEKAADALLRKGRDLAGRTLGLSPR; translated from the coding sequence ATGACACACACGACTCCTGACAACCTTGCCGGCTCCGTTCGCCGTGCTCTCGAGAGTGTCATCGACCCGGAGATCCGCAAGCCCATCACCGATCTCGATATGGTGCGCTCGGTCGAGGCAGATGGCTCCGGTGCTGTCTCGATCGGCATTGCCCTCACCATCGTCGGCTGCCCGGCAGCGACAGCGATCGAGAACGATGTGCGGCGAGCTGCCGAAGCTGTGGAGGGTGTCGCCGACGTCACCATCGACGTCGGTGTCATGACGCCAGCCGAGCGCACAGCGCTCATCGAACGACTGCGCGGCGCACGGCGCGAGATGCCGTTCACGCCGCAGTCGCTGACCCGCGTCATCACGATCACAAGCGGCAAGGGCGGCGTCGGAAAATCGACGATCACCGCGAACCTCGCGGTTTCGCTCGCGAAACGCGGTCTGACCGTCGGCCTTGTCGACGCCGACGTTCATGGGTTCTCCATTCCCGGCCTGCTCGGCCTCGTTCCCGGTGCCGTCGACGACGACGGAGAGCCGCTGATCGTGACGCCGACCCGTGTGGGAGACATGATTCTCCCTCCCATCGCGCACGGCGTGAAGGTCATTTCGATCGGCATGTTCGTCGACGACACGCAGACAGCCGTCGCCTGGCGGGGCCCGATGCTGCATCGCACGCTCAATCAGTTTCTCACCGACGTCTACTTCGGCGATCTGGACGTGCTGCTGCTTGACCTGCCGCCGGGAACGGGGGACATCGCGATCTCGGTCGGGCAACTGCTCCCTCACGCCGAGGTTGTCGTCGTCACGACTCCACAACCCGCCGCCGCAGACGTAGCTGAGCGCTCGGGCCGCGTCGCACGGCAGACAGGCCAGACTGTCGTTGGCGTGATCGAGAACATGGCGGGCCTCACGCAGCCCGACGGCAGCGTGCTCGATCTCTTCGGCTCCGGCGGCGGAAACGACGTGGCCAGCAGGCTCTCCACCGACGGGCACTCTGTGCCCATGCTTGCCTCGGTGCCTCTCAGCGTCGCGCTGCGCGACGGAGGCGATCGCGGCCGTCCCCTCGTTCTCGACGAATCAGACGACCCCGCGCGTGCCGCCATCGAGAAGGCCGCCGACGCGCTTCTGCGCAAGGGCAGAGATCTCGCCGGGCGTACGCTCGGTCTCTCGCCGCGGTAA
- a CDS encoding DUF1003 domain-containing protein, with translation MARSPKDDKRLDAPRGVRTPLFARKGEDRDRFGRFTEWVARAMGTPAFLLALTVFCLAWMAWNTWGPEMGRFDSVALGFTALTLVLSLQASYAAPLILLAQNRQDDRDRVQIEQDRQRSERNLADTEYLAREVVALRLAMRDMASKDFIRQELRALLDELDEKMETPDSDDTHDS, from the coding sequence ATGGCTAGGTCTCCCAAAGACGACAAGCGACTCGACGCCCCCCGTGGCGTGCGCACACCGTTGTTTGCTCGCAAGGGCGAAGACCGCGACCGGTTCGGACGCTTCACCGAATGGGTGGCGCGGGCGATGGGCACGCCAGCGTTCCTGCTCGCGCTCACCGTCTTCTGCCTCGCCTGGATGGCCTGGAACACGTGGGGCCCTGAGATGGGCAGATTTGACTCGGTCGCACTGGGTTTCACGGCGCTGACGCTCGTGCTGTCGCTTCAGGCTTCCTACGCCGCACCGCTCATCCTTCTGGCGCAGAACCGCCAAGACGACCGCGACCGCGTTCAGATCGAGCAGGATCGTCAGCGTTCGGAACGCAACCTCGCAGACACCGAGTACCTCGCACGCGAGGTTGTCGCCCTCAGATTGGCAATGCGCGATATGGCGTCGAAGGACTTCATCAGACAGGAGCTCCGCGCGCTGCTTGACGAACTCGACGAGAAGATGGAGACACCCGATTCCGATGACACACACGACTCCTGA